A single region of the Candidatus Baltobacteraceae bacterium genome encodes:
- a CDS encoding methyltransferase translates to MMEWALAQRPDRLVDPGCGSGRFAVAAAMHRRNLEIIAVDLDPIATLLTRAALAAVGATHARIRQADYVQMEIPRYDGRTAFVGNPPYVRHHALAPETKGCAAWLAMKAGHSVSGLAGLHAIFYLATLAKHGVPGDIGTFVTSAEWLDVAYGSVIRSMFTNGLGGRSLTVFDPKSVPFSDAMTTAAITTFCIGEERTAARVAHIQNANTVVTLEHVGQEIERAALSSAKRWSPFLREPVPEVTGNTLGMTFRVSRGQVTGANSFFVMTRCQARDRGIERFCVPIVSAGEEVSAACGVLHDSPDRLVGLEVPRDTNPSKYGRLAAYLAAGEAAGVNTGYVTSHRSPWWSLAFPKPPVVATYMARQAPLFAANPDGLGLLNVAHGLYPRAPMGSNTIARIVATLNANRASFVGRGRTYHGGLEKFEPGEMEALPLEVPA, encoded by the coding sequence ATGATGGAGTGGGCGCTTGCGCAGCGTCCCGACCGACTTGTCGATCCGGGTTGCGGGAGCGGCCGTTTTGCCGTCGCGGCGGCGATGCATCGACGCAATCTCGAAATTATCGCTGTGGATCTCGATCCTATCGCTACGTTACTTACAAGAGCGGCGTTGGCGGCCGTCGGTGCGACACACGCGCGCATCAGGCAAGCCGACTACGTTCAGATGGAAATCCCGCGCTACGACGGGCGCACTGCGTTCGTCGGGAACCCGCCTTACGTTCGACATCACGCTCTGGCTCCCGAGACGAAAGGGTGCGCCGCGTGGCTCGCAATGAAAGCGGGACATTCGGTTTCCGGTCTCGCCGGTCTCCATGCCATCTTCTATTTAGCGACGCTCGCGAAGCACGGAGTTCCGGGCGACATAGGGACCTTTGTAACGTCGGCTGAGTGGCTTGACGTTGCGTATGGCAGCGTCATCCGCTCGATGTTTACAAACGGCCTTGGCGGGCGATCGTTGACCGTTTTCGATCCCAAGAGTGTCCCGTTTAGTGACGCGATGACCACGGCGGCAATAACAACCTTTTGCATCGGCGAGGAGCGAACGGCCGCACGAGTCGCGCACATACAAAATGCAAACACCGTTGTTACACTAGAACATGTCGGGCAAGAAATCGAGCGGGCGGCTTTGAGCAGTGCGAAGCGTTGGTCACCGTTTTTGAGGGAACCTGTTCCCGAGGTTACGGGTAACACCCTCGGGATGACGTTCCGGGTTTCGCGCGGACAAGTGACGGGCGCTAACTCGTTCTTTGTGATGACTCGGTGCCAAGCGCGCGATCGCGGGATCGAACGCTTCTGCGTACCAATCGTCAGTGCAGGCGAGGAAGTCTCTGCCGCTTGCGGCGTTCTGCACGACAGCCCGGATCGGCTCGTAGGGCTTGAAGTACCTAGGGATACAAATCCCTCGAAGTATGGGCGCCTTGCGGCGTATCTCGCCGCTGGAGAGGCCGCCGGCGTCAACACCGGATACGTCACTTCTCACCGGTCGCCATGGTGGTCCCTCGCATTTCCGAAGCCGCCGGTCGTCGCAACGTATATGGCCCGTCAAGCGCCGCTCTTTGCGGCGAACCCAGATGGTCTAGGCCTCCTCAACGTCGCACATGGGCTTTACCCACGAGCGCCGATGGGCTCAAACACGATCGCCCGTATCGTCGCAACGCTTAATGCCAACCGCGCTTCATTCGTGGGTCGGGGGCGGACGTATCATGGGGGACTCGAGAAATTTGAACCAGGCGAGATGGAAGCGCTACCGCTTGAGGTTCCGGCTTGA
- a CDS encoding DUF5654 family protein yields MEVKPSYLGTMIALATAAFGLIAALAWNKFITDLIGLFLKAGSGVWAELVYAIIITIIAIIVIQNLAKLAERDAGPRV; encoded by the coding sequence ATGGAAGTAAAACCGTCTTACCTCGGCACGATGATCGCCCTTGCGACCGCCGCATTCGGACTGATAGCGGCGCTCGCGTGGAATAAGTTTATCACCGACCTCATTGGGCTCTTTCTTAAGGCCGGCAGCGGCGTCTGGGCGGAGCTCGTCTACGCGATCATCATTACGATCATCGCCATCATCGTGATTCAAAATCTCGCGAAGCTCGCGGAGCGCGACGCCGGCCCTAGGGTTTAA
- a CDS encoding isocitrate lyase/phosphoenolpyruvate mutase family protein has protein sequence MTQAEKAARLRALHGAAEPLLLVNAWDPVTARILETMNFPAIATTSAAIANVHGFRDGQGMPRAAMLAAITAIVAAVELPVTADLEGGYGTAIEDAIATARGAIDAGAVGLNFEDAADRGLLPIELQAQRIRAIRETSRERGIDLVINARTDVFLASIGEPGERLGLTLERAAAYVAAGADAIFVPGVTDAATIGELARAIAAPLNVLAAPDSPSVEELKRLGVRRISCGGSAHGHAMAAFRKAAAEMRDRGTFDFASDRISHADLNALL, from the coding sequence ATGACGCAAGCCGAAAAAGCCGCGCGATTACGCGCGCTGCATGGAGCCGCGGAGCCGCTGCTCCTGGTAAACGCCTGGGATCCGGTAACGGCACGAATTCTCGAGACGATGAACTTTCCGGCAATCGCAACGACCAGCGCCGCGATCGCGAACGTACACGGATTTCGCGACGGTCAAGGCATGCCGCGCGCCGCGATGCTCGCGGCCATAACGGCGATCGTTGCAGCCGTCGAGCTCCCGGTCACCGCCGACCTCGAAGGCGGCTACGGGACTGCGATCGAGGACGCGATCGCAACCGCGCGCGGCGCGATCGACGCCGGCGCGGTTGGGTTGAACTTCGAGGACGCGGCCGATCGCGGATTGCTTCCAATCGAATTGCAGGCGCAACGCATTCGCGCGATTCGCGAAACCAGCCGCGAACGCGGGATCGATCTCGTGATCAACGCGCGGACCGACGTCTTCCTGGCCTCGATCGGCGAGCCCGGCGAACGTCTGGGTCTAACGCTCGAACGAGCCGCCGCGTACGTTGCGGCCGGCGCCGACGCGATCTTCGTGCCGGGCGTCACCGACGCCGCGACGATCGGCGAACTCGCCCGCGCGATCGCGGCGCCGCTCAACGTTCTGGCGGCGCCCGATTCACCATCGGTCGAGGAACTGAAACGATTGGGCGTTCGGCGTATCAGTTGCGGCGGTTCGGCCCACGGACACGCCATGGCGGCGTTTCGCAAGGCAGCCGCCGAGATGCGCGACCGCGGCACGTTCGACTTCGCATCCGACCGCATCTCGCACGCCGACCTCAACGCACTGCTGTAG